In one Pelecanus crispus isolate bPelCri1 chromosome 12, bPelCri1.pri, whole genome shotgun sequence genomic region, the following are encoded:
- the LOC104034985 gene encoding melanin-concentrating hormone receptor 1-like: MAPANSSRNLSAPEARNGSVAEKPAPYTNVIMPSLFSIICFLGIVGNLIVIYTIVKKKKLRCKQTVPDIFIFNLSIVDLLFLLGMPFLIHQLLGNGSWYFGAPLCTIITALDTNSQITSTNILTVMTLDRYLATVYPLKSTYVRTPCVAALVICLVWLLSFLTIIPVWMYAGLMPLEDGTVRCALLLPNPETDIYWFTLYQFMLAFAVPLVVICVVYFKILQHMATTVVPLPQRSLRVRTKKVTRMAVAICSAFFICWAPFYILQLVHLGIDTPSMAFFYAYNFAISLGYANSCLNPFLYITLSETFKHQFLVAIRPAKDPRRNSSSVNNNSMTEASVCLKLAPESTQQTQFLEDFSPRSLPVTVAVH, from the exons ATGGCCCCCGCCAACTCCTCCCGCAACTTGTCCGCGCCGGAGGCTCGGAACGGCTCAG TAGCAGAGAAGCCAGCACCATACACCAACGTGATCATGCCCAGTCTCTTCAGCATCATCTGTTTCCTGGGCATTGTGGGGAACCTCATTGTCATCTACACCATCGTCaagaagaagaaactgagaTGCAAACAGACCGTGCCTGACATTTTCATCTTCAACCTCTCCATTGTggacctcctcttcctcttggGCATGCCTTTCCTCATCCACCAGCTCCTAGGCAATGGCTCGTGGTACTTTGGAGCTCCCCTATGCACCATCATCACAGCCCTGGACACCAACAGTCAGATCACTAGCACCAACATCCTTACAGTGATGACGCTGGACCGTTACCTGGCAACTGTCTACCCTCTAAAATCTACCTACGTCCGGACCCCGTGTGTTGCAGCTCTAGTTATTTGCTTGGTGTGGCTCCTTTCCTTCCTGACCATCATTCCTGTGTGGATGTATGCAGGTCTTATGCCTCTGGAGGATGGGACTGTCCGCTGTGCTCTCTTGCTTCCCAACCCAGAAACTGATATCTACTGGTTCACCCTCTATCAGTTCATGCTGGCATTTGCTGTGCCATTGGTTGTGATCTGTGTGGTCTATTTTAAGATCCTCCAGCACATGGCCACCACTGTGGTCCCATTGCCCCAAAGAAGCCTCCGGGTACGTACCAAGAAAGTCACCCGCATGGCAGTTGCCATCTGCTctgccttttttatttgttgggCTCCCTTCTACATCCTCCAGCTGGTTCACCTTGGCATCGACACACCATCCATGGCCTTCTTTTATGCCTACAACTTTGCCATTAGCTTGGGCTATGCCAACAGTTGCCTCAACCCCTTCCTCTACATTACCCTCAGTGAGACCTTCAAGCACCAGTTCTTGGTGGCCATCCGCCCCGCAAAAGATCCACGTCGCAACAGCAGCTCTGTCAACAACAACAGCATGACAGAGGCCAGTGTATGTCTAAAACTGGCACCAGAATCTACTCAGCAGACTCAGTTTCTGGAGGACTTTTCCCCACGTTCACTGCCTGTGACTGTAGCTGTTCACTAG